DNA from Quercus lobata isolate SW786 chromosome 1, ValleyOak3.0 Primary Assembly, whole genome shotgun sequence:
TCTAGTTAAAGATCTTGAACATTGGTCAGTACGTACGTGTACATTGATTTCCATGGAGTACTACATGGTATAGGGCATTGTCTAGAAGTCTAGAACTTTAAATTCCCTATAAATTAATGAAGAGATATCTGTGTTTCAAGCATTAAGagttggtttttctttttcatttaatttccTTTTCCCCATGGCTCCAATATTATTGCTCCTTACTGGTTTTTTGATATCTGGCCTGGAATTAACAGGTATATATATAGCTAGTCTCTCTCCCTGTATATTTACTTACTGCGTGCATATATATGCTATGGTCTAATCTTTTGATGTAAGCTCTGTCTTGGTTTTTAGCACAGTGAGCATCCAGAAAAGCTCTATATTCTTTGGTCTTTAGTCTTTACCAAGGAGTTTGGCCTTGAACTTTTGATCAGAGATTCAAGGCCCGTCTGCATGGGGCAGAGGCAGTCAAACCTTAGTTCTTCCTAAACTTTTTTCCATGTGGTGGTAGAACTAATACAGTTACAGAATTTTAAACCTTATTTTGTAAGAGtggtttcaaaataaaatctatagTTTCATAAGTTTCGTACTGTTACAaaataaactttatatataatttcatcaatttttcaGATCGAGTCCCACACTTTTAAAATCGCAGCAATTTACACCTCGTACTTTTCAAGTTTAATTTGAGGGTCTGATTTTAGGTTTTAATTAGgggtttaaatatatattttttaaattctaggGTTCGATTTTAAACTAATATAAGTATATTGCTTAATTTGTAATAGTCTTAAATTAACTTCCTAGTTTAAtttgtatattatttaaaacGTAGCAAAGCAAGCTATCGCATCTCTTTCACTTTAGATCAAAATGGTTACTATATATCATTCAAAACTTTGTTTGTCAAATTATTTCTCACCACATGATGATAGGAACACAAAGATTGAAAGAACCCATCAGTTCATCTCCCCAGCCTTTTCCAATGTTTACTTAAGCTAATTCTTATCAAAATTTATTACAACTTTGATGTAGGAGCACAATCTGTTGGCGTATGTTATGGACGAAATGGAAACAATCTACCATCTGATGGAGAAGTTGTCGATCTGTATAAAAGCAATGGCATTGGAAGGATGAGGATATATGAACCATATCAAACAACTCTCGACGCCCTTAGGGGATCAAACATAGAACTCATCATTGGCATGCTTAACAGCAATCTTCAAGCCCTCACTGATGCTACAGCTGCAACAAATTGGGTCCAAAACAACATAGCAAAATACTGGCCTGATGTCAAATTCAAATACATTGCTGTTGGGAATGAAGTACATCCTGATTATGCTGAAGCCCAGTTTGTTCTACCTGCCATGCAAAACATTCATAATGCAATTGTAGCTGCCAATTTACAAGACCAAATTAAGGTTTCAACAGCTATAGATACAACTTTGTTGGGCAATAATTCCCCTCCATCAGCAGGTTCATTTAGTGATAGTGCAAGTTCATATATAATCCCAATTATCAACTTCCTAGTCAGTAATGGGGCACCACTATTAGCCAATGTTTACCCTTACTTTGCCCATACTTATCAGCCTCAAGACATAAGCCTTCCATTTGCCTTATTTACTTCACCAGGGGTTGTGGTACCAGATGGTAGTCTTCAATACCAAAATCTCTTTGATGCATTGTTGGATGCACACTATTCTGCTCTTGAGAAAGTTGGTGCACCTAATCTACAAATTGTAGTATCAGAGAGTGGTTGGCCATCTGAAGGTGGTACTGCAGCTACTATAGACAATGCAGGCACTTACTACAACAATTTGATAAATCATGTGAAGGGTGGGACTCCAAAGAAGTCTGGACAAGCAATAGAAACTTATTTGTTTGCCATGTTTGATGAAAACCTCAAGGATGGATTAGAAACTGAGAAACATTTTGGTGTATTCTCTCCTAACAAACAACCCAAGTACCAAATCAGTTTCGGTTAGCTAGTGTGGTTAGACTTgcatatttgttttaattttaagtaaGTGTTCCATGAGCTATGTATCCCCTTTAAATGTTAAACTAAATCACTCTTCTAATAAATAAGCTCCCTACAATTATAATTCGCGTGTCGCTAGAAaaaatggatgaaaaaaaatcatcaattacTTCTATATTGTGactgtttttcttcttcaacaaGTGAAATAGAAgaatttgaacccaaattcTCCCAATATCATGAACTAAGTCTCTTCATGTTATACATTGGTAAAATAGACATATGGTGAAAACATGCAACCACTAACTTAGAACAAGTTCTCCCACTCATATGCATCTAAGTATCTTTAAAATTGAGTTAAGATTTGagaatataaaatcaaaaaatatatatatatatatatttaaaaactatatatagCTTGATGTAGATTTTACAATATGTAATTCTCTGGGATAGAATTATACAAGGAGAAGAACTTGGTTTCCAACTTTAAGTTTAAATATAGAACTTAAATATAGGATGAAATTgggaaaaaataattgattttttatttttatggatcAGTGGCggttttaagaatttttttttatggtggtcattgaaaaacttaaattataaaaaatctaataaagagATAACTTGAATGTAtcaatgtcaaaaaaaaaaaaaaaaaaatacatgaagtaCTACAATTCTTTCTACTAACAAAGAGAATGTTGTGaatgtaaaattatttatttatttttttttgtaaaatatatttttgttgttgacatattattactcttatttttattaggctagtttttattattgttatttaagcttttttttaagaggttaaggattatatttggaaggctagaattatttttggaataatgctatatccataatatttttataacatatCTAATGTGAGAAACtattattggtgggtaaaaaagAGTTGTTAATATTAGACCCgaattagaattaataacaacttaccacaaCATTATTAAAAGCTgcaatttattgtgaaaatattgtgaatgtagcattactcttattttttttttaatctaaattcTTGTCATTTTCAAGTTAGGGTGTTCAACATATTTATTAGACTGGTTAAAATATGTTAGtttagtatataatttttatttatttatttcaagtgtatatatatatatatatattccgaAACTACAATATTggtttttcaagtttcaagtaaGTATAATTAgtctttcaaattttaaaaatgaattgtATTAATCTTTTTCTAACTACTATTAGTAGTATTATTTACATCTCTAATATAACAAtgacttaacttttttttttttttttttataaattatgtgaatattttttaattaaaaaattataataattagtttCCAGGTCAAATCAAATGTAAAGCGAACTGACTCGGTTTaaatcaaatctaaaatcacaacccatTTCCAAATAAATTCACATACGGTGATTTTAGATTCACAAACGCACAACGGCGTGAGAgagaagggggagagagagagagagattgagcgGACCCTGCTGCCGCCGGCGACGCAGCTGCCCTCAACTGGAGACAATGGCCTCCTGACTCCAAGTGACGTGTCCTTCTCAGCCACTAGTGTGTCTTCTTGCCCGCACAGCCACCGACACCTCGCCGCTCCTCTTCAGAAAGCCTCTCAGGTATTGCTCTTTTCTCTCGTGTTGTCATGCTCCCAATTGGGTTTGGAATGTTCAGTTATTCTTTGTTGGTTGGATATGTTATTTTGGAAGGACAATATCATCCCTTTTAAATGGTTTGTACTTACGTTACTTctgtttgaaattttaaataacgaAGGACATTTTGGACTTCAATGTAAGCGAACTTTTCTCAAAGAAAGTATGAATACAAGAAATTTTGGCATGTGTTAACTCAACGATTCTGCACTATATGTGGCCCAAATTGTAAATGTGGCTGTGCAACCCATTTAGGCCATATATGAAATAtcatgtgtttgtgtatgtttCAGGTCAAACAAAATTATCACCAAGTGCATACAATTTAatattttccctcttttttaaaaaaaaaattataaagtttCAGAATATTTTATGCGACTATATGTGTTGTGTGGCTCAGAAAAgtttattttagaataaatcTATACATGTTAGTACCACATCTCAATAATGGTAGACCCATTTGTGTCTGTTAGTGAAATAATATCACACAAAGAGAAGGACcacattgttttttgtttaaattctaTTGCATTCATGGATAGTATTAGTTAGAATTCCATGCTTTTTGGTTTGTTAAATACTACTAAATAGGGTATAATAATCAACTGTTTTGAGGAAGTGTGTGAGGTTTTGCAGCTTTGTTGTCTTTTTTGTATTGTACGTGCTGAAATGTTGTGACTTTCTGTCTAGCAGAATCagttattgtgaaaatgtgTTATTTGAGTATGATTATCTCATGTTATGATTATTACATTTATATGTTACAACTAAATTGTCAATGTTTTTCTACTAGATCAATATCTTTGTGCACTTTCTCAGGTTAGACACAAAGAAATTACAGTTTTGGAGTGTCAACGGAGACAATGGCTGTTGCAAGTGAGACATCCAGAAGAATTACAAAGTTTTATATGAAGTGAACACAATTTCATGTGGATAAATGTGCAAAAGTGAAGACACTTGTTGAGATAAATGTGTATTTTGAAGTGGATGGAACACTTAGATATTTTTTGTCATTGTTTGAAGCAGTTctaagaaatttaaacatgttGAACAGTGGAATTTAATATGATGCCTctattattaacaaataaatattcagtcTCTTATgaaattatgcaatatttttatgatgTAAGATATTGATATATTGAAATAAGTCTACTTGATTTAGTAGACTAAGATTATGAATGCATTCATTGTAGTCCTTGACTTGACCATATCCATCATGATGTAGCCTATTCTGATAGGTACATTGTTGGACCATGATGGAAGGGAGGTGCAAGTTAAAATTGCTCAGACTATGGAAGACAATAAGGGCTAGTCTTTCGATGGTTAGTGCATAATAATCTCGGAAGTCCTTCCATAATGAGATTCATGCACGTTGAGTGTTGGCTTTAATAAATCTATCGTGTCAATACCAGTAACTTGAACTCCTATTAAATATGTTGTTATTATAGTAGTTCTGGATATGAACGATAGATGAATCCATGTATTAGCATGGAGTTACGAAAGTAATAACACATTAATAaacttcttcattaatgaatctaattaataaagttgtttattaacaaatgtaaCATTTCTGTTACATGAAGTGTTATTACGATAGGAAGGATTTTATGGCTGGTCATGTCCTTTctgaatattataaatattgtcaAGGCCACACTTGCAAGGGGGtgtgaaagagaaaataaagctctTATTAATCCTGACCAGCTGGGGAGAGCATCCTGATTGCTTGTGAGGTCCTTGAATAACATAATCTAGTATGTAAATTTCTCACatcttattgttgattttattacatatgcacatgatataattgttaattgatagatgtattatatttgtttctcttgaattattactttttaagtataattccaACAGTCACAAGCATGTAGGCTCTGCTAATATTTATGATAACTTGTCTTTATGGTAAATGTTTTTTCCCCCTATACATGTGATATTGTTATATGTTAGgtatacaataaatttttattaataaatggtTGTAACAAATACAGCATAACGCCATTTAGTTAATTTTAAGTTTGTAGTGGGAGTTAGTTTTCTTCAAAGTTAATACATCTATAACTCTTTCATTATTCTAAACTCAAACATGATGACACCCCTTCGGTTAATCACATGGATGAGATAGGATTTtgaaagattatatatataaatgtgtcAACGCCCTTACGGATAGAcacaatgtatatatatgtgtgtgtgtgtgtgtcaacGCCCCTACGGATAGACACAGGctctaatttaatataaataaatatttaagagaTAAATACTAATTGATTAAATTCTTCCTTACGCCCCTACGGATACGGGATGAATTTAATTGGTTGAAATATTTGtcattaaatataaattcttGTATGTTATCAAAAGAAATTGATAGCCAAAAGAATTGGATTTTAATACACAAATTATATGTGTTGCGTTTTACAGAGAGATGGCAAACTCCTCTGGTTCTCTGAACATGGCTGATATCATGAAAAATTGTACACTTTCTGGACCCAATTATGCAGAGTGGAAACGTAGAGTAGATTTATACATGGGGTTTTATGATTACAGTAATTGTATTAAATCTGAATGTCCACCTAAGCCCAACGAGGAGTCTGTTGAGTCTGATAAAATCTCCTATAATAAATGGATTGAGGCAgataacaaaatgaaattttttatgttgggATATATGATTGATTCATTGATGGTTAGCTATATGAATTCCCCTAGTGCTAAATCCATAATTGATAGCCTAGAAGTGAAGTTTGGAAAAAAGTCTAGTGCACATGTGGAAGGCTTATGGGAAAAATTTATTAGGACTAAATTATCAGAAGGAGAAGATGCTCGTCAACATGTGATTAATATGATTGCCTTAACTGATGAATTAGCCCTTCAGGGAAGACCAATAGatgataaaacaaaaatttcaactaTCCTGTCATCCTTGCCCAATTCATATGATACCTTAagacaaatttattttgtttcgaGTTTGGATTGGACATTAGATGATCTCTTATCTAAGGTCACAGCTAAAGAGGATGCAAAGGTGAGagctaataatttttcaattaacATTGCTGAACAAAAGGAGTCTATTCCTAAAGGAAGCAAAAGGtttgagaagaaaagaaaatttaaaagtggtaaaaatgaTTGGAGAAGTAACAAGAAGGCTTTAGTTAAGCAAGATGTTGAGGTCAAAACAAAACAGATTATTTGCTATCATTGCAACAAACCAGGCCATAAAAAATCTGAATGTCATTCTCTTTTGAGGTCACGTGAGAAACAACCTCAAGGGGTTCAAAGGGCTACAGAAAATAAATGATGGAGCAAGTTACATTTATATGGGAAATGATGCAAAAGCCAAGATTGAAGGCATAGGAGTTTTTGAGTTAAAACTAAATAATGGGTCAACTTTTGATTTAGTTGATTGTTTGTATGCTCCGAGTCTTAGGAGAAATTTGTTATCTGTTTCTATGCTAGAAAAACTTggttatgatttttattttggaaatggACGGTTCttgatgaagaaaaataatgttGTAGTGCTATATGGTTTTCGAAATAA
Protein-coding regions in this window:
- the LOC115974984 gene encoding glucan endo-1,3-beta-glucosidase-like; this translates as MAPILLLLTGFLISGLELTGAQSVGVCYGRNGNNLPSDGEVVDLYKSNGIGRMRIYEPYQTTLDALRGSNIELIIGMLNSNLQALTDATAATNWVQNNIAKYWPDVKFKYIAVGNEVHPDYAEAQFVLPAMQNIHNAIVAANLQDQIKVSTAIDTTLLGNNSPPSAGSFSDSASSYIIPIINFLVSNGAPLLANVYPYFAHTYQPQDISLPFALFTSPGVVVPDGSLQYQNLFDALLDAHYSALEKVGAPNLQIVVSESGWPSEGGTAATIDNAGTYYNNLINHVKGGTPKKSGQAIETYLFAMFDENLKDGLETEKHFGVFSPNKQPKYQISFG